In the Devosia sp. SL43 genome, one interval contains:
- a CDS encoding NADH-quinone oxidoreductase subunit J has translation MTLPLFFFYLFSAIAVASAFMVISSRNPVHAVLFLILTFFNASGLFMLAGAEFLALILIVVYVGAVAVLFLFVVMMLDVDFASLRSGFLQYAPIGAIVGIVLLLELLLVAGSFVVSPEVAGGAALPIDGSVDNIRALGQVLYTRYVFLFQGAAAVLLVAMIGAIVLTLRHKPNVKRQDTYAQVARRPEQTLEVVKVKSGQGL, from the coding sequence ATGACCCTTCCACTGTTCTTCTTCTACCTGTTCTCGGCCATCGCCGTGGCCTCGGCCTTCATGGTGATTTCGTCCAGGAACCCCGTGCATGCCGTGCTGTTCCTGATCCTGACGTTCTTTAACGCCTCGGGTCTGTTCATGTTGGCCGGCGCCGAGTTCCTCGCGCTCATCCTTATCGTCGTCTATGTGGGCGCCGTGGCGGTGCTGTTCCTGTTCGTCGTGATGATGCTCGACGTCGACTTTGCCTCGCTGCGGTCCGGCTTCCTGCAATACGCGCCGATTGGCGCCATTGTCGGCATTGTGCTGCTCCTCGAACTGTTGCTGGTCGCTGGCAGCTTCGTGGTGTCGCCCGAGGTTGCAGGCGGTGCGGCTCTGCCCATCGATGGCAGCGTGGACAACATCCGCGCGCTCGGGCAGGTGCTGTATACGCGCTATGTGTTCCTGTTCCAGGGCGCTGCGGCAGTGCTGCTGGTCGCCATGATCGGCGCCATCGTGCTGACTTTGCGCCATAAGCCGAATGTGAAGCGCCAGGATACTTATGCGCAGGTCGCACGTCGGCCGGAGCAAACGCTGGAAGTCGTCAAGGTCAAGAGCGGGCAAGGGCTGTAG
- the nuoF gene encoding NADH-quinone oxidoreductase subunit NuoF, translating into MLADKDRIFTNLYGHHDWTLAGARERGAWAGTREFIDSGRDWITNEVKASGLRGRGGAGFPTALKWTFMPKVNDGRPHYLLVNADESEPGTCKDRDILRHDPHHLVEGCLLAARAMDAHLAFIYVRGEFIRERQHLEHAVQEAYDAKLIGKDNIHGWDLDIIVHHGAGAYICGEETALMESLEGKKGQPRLKPPFPAGMGVYGNPTTVNNVESIAVVPEILRRSGAWFASIGRANNTGTKLMCVSGHVNKPATFEEAMGVTFEEIIEKHCGGIRGGWDNLLAVIPGGASVPCVPGAKIRNAVMDFDGLREVGSSLGTAAVIVMDKQTDIIKAIWRLSAFYKHESCGQCTPCREGTGWMMRVMERMVEGRAQKREIDMLFEVTKQIEGHTICALGDAAAWPIQGLIRNFRHVIEERIDQYTYSSTSDGAVPSIAAE; encoded by the coding sequence ATGCTCGCTGACAAAGATCGCATTTTTACCAACCTCTATGGTCACCACGACTGGACGCTGGCTGGCGCGCGGGAACGCGGCGCTTGGGCTGGCACGCGTGAGTTCATCGATTCTGGTCGCGACTGGATCACCAACGAAGTCAAAGCCTCCGGCCTTCGTGGCCGTGGTGGCGCCGGTTTCCCGACGGCACTCAAGTGGACCTTCATGCCCAAGGTCAACGACGGCCGCCCGCATTACCTGCTAGTCAACGCCGACGAATCTGAGCCCGGCACTTGCAAGGACCGCGACATCCTGCGCCATGATCCGCACCACCTGGTCGAGGGCTGCCTCCTGGCTGCCCGCGCCATGGATGCGCACCTCGCCTTCATCTATGTGCGCGGTGAATTCATCCGTGAGCGCCAGCATCTTGAGCACGCGGTGCAGGAAGCCTACGACGCCAAGCTGATCGGCAAGGACAATATCCACGGTTGGGACCTGGACATTATCGTCCACCACGGCGCCGGCGCTTACATCTGCGGCGAAGAAACCGCGCTGATGGAATCGCTTGAAGGCAAGAAGGGCCAGCCGCGCCTCAAGCCGCCATTCCCGGCCGGCATGGGCGTCTACGGCAACCCGACCACCGTCAACAACGTCGAGTCGATCGCCGTTGTCCCGGAAATCCTGCGCCGCTCGGGCGCCTGGTTCGCTTCCATCGGTCGTGCCAACAATACCGGCACCAAGCTGATGTGCGTCTCTGGCCACGTGAACAAGCCTGCGACCTTCGAAGAGGCCATGGGCGTCACCTTCGAAGAGATCATCGAGAAGCATTGCGGCGGCATCCGCGGCGGCTGGGACAACCTGCTAGCCGTTATCCCTGGCGGTGCGTCTGTCCCTTGCGTGCCCGGAGCCAAGATCCGCAATGCGGTCATGGACTTCGACGGACTTCGTGAAGTGGGGTCTTCACTCGGAACCGCCGCCGTGATCGTCATGGACAAGCAGACCGACATCATCAAGGCCATCTGGCGCCTCTCGGCATTCTACAAGCATGAGAGCTGCGGCCAGTGCACGCCATGCCGCGAAGGCACCGGCTGGATGATGCGCGTCATGGAACGCATGGTCGAAGGCCGCGCCCAGAAGCGCGAAATCGACATGCTGTTCGAAGTGACCAAGCAGATCGAAGGCCATACCATCTGCGCCCTCGGCGACGCTGCGGCCTGGCCGATCCAGGGCCTGATCCGCAACTTCCGCCACGTCATCGAAGAACGCATCGACCAGTACACATATTCGTCCACCTCCGACGGCGCCGTACCGTCGATCGCGGCGGAGTAG
- the nuoI gene encoding NADH-quinone oxidoreductase subunit NuoI yields the protein MRAAQFVNTLLLTELVKAFFLTMRYFFTAKPTINYPFEKGHVSPRFRGEHALRRYPNGEERCIACKLCEAICPAQAITIEAGPRQNDGTRRTVRYDIDMVKCIYCGFCQEACPVDAIVEGPNFEFATETREELYFSKEKLLANGDRWEREIAANLSADAPYR from the coding sequence ATGCGCGCCGCCCAGTTCGTCAATACGCTGCTGCTCACGGAGCTGGTGAAAGCCTTCTTCCTGACCATGCGGTATTTCTTCACCGCCAAGCCGACGATCAACTATCCCTTCGAAAAGGGCCATGTGTCGCCACGCTTCCGTGGTGAGCACGCTTTGCGTCGCTATCCAAACGGCGAAGAGCGCTGCATCGCTTGCAAGCTGTGTGAGGCCATCTGTCCCGCCCAGGCCATCACCATCGAAGCCGGCCCGCGCCAGAATGACGGCACTCGCCGCACGGTGCGCTACGACATCGACATGGTGAAGTGCATCTATTGCGGCTTCTGCCAGGAAGCTTGCCCGGTCGACGCCATCGTAGAAGGCCCGAACTTCGAATTCGCCACCGAAACGCGCGAAGAGCTCTACTTCTCCAAGGAGAAGCTGCTCGCCAATGGCGACCGCTGGGAGCGCGAAATCGCTGCCAACCTGTCCGCCGACGCACCGTATCGCTGA
- a CDS encoding NuoB/complex I 20 kDa subunit family protein, which produces MGLSDTNTLVAPHPTGMIDPRTNKAAGAADPFFTDVTDELADKGFLVSTVSQLVNWARTGSLMWMQTGLACCAVEMMQMSMPRYDIERFGTAPRASPRQSDVLIVAGTLTNKMAPALRKVYDQMPEPRYVISMGSCANGGGYYHYSYSVVRGCDRVLPVDVYVPGCPPTAEALLYGILLLQKKIRRTGTIER; this is translated from the coding sequence ATGGGATTGAGCGACACCAATACGCTGGTCGCGCCACACCCCACGGGTATGATCGATCCGCGTACCAACAAGGCCGCCGGCGCCGCCGATCCGTTCTTCACCGACGTGACCGACGAACTGGCTGACAAGGGTTTCCTCGTCTCTACCGTCTCGCAGTTGGTGAACTGGGCGCGTACCGGTTCGCTGATGTGGATGCAGACAGGCCTTGCCTGTTGCGCCGTCGAGATGATGCAGATGTCGATGCCGCGCTACGATATCGAGCGGTTCGGCACCGCGCCGCGCGCTTCGCCGCGCCAGTCGGACGTGCTGATCGTCGCCGGCACGCTGACCAACAAGATGGCGCCGGCGCTGCGCAAGGTCTACGACCAGATGCCCGAGCCCCGCTATGTCATCTCCATGGGCAGCTGTGCCAATGGTGGCGGCTACTACCATTATTCTTACTCGGTCGTGCGCGGATGTGACCGCGTGCTGCCGGTGGATGTCTATGTCCCCGGCTGCCCCCCGACCGCCGAAGCGCTTCTCTACGGCATCTTGTTGCTGCAAAAGAAGATCCGCCGCACCGGCACCATAGAACGATAG
- the nuoG gene encoding NADH-quinone oxidoreductase subunit NuoG encodes MANIKVDGVLVEVPDYYTLMQAAEAAGAEIPRFCYHERLSVAGNCRMCLVEVKGGPPKPQASCAMSVKDLRPGPNGEPPEMFTNTPMVKKAREGVMEFLLINHPLDCPICDQGGECDLQDQAMAYGVDKNRFAENKRAVEDKYIGPLVKTSMNRCIHCTRCVRFTTEVAGIAEMGLLGRGEDAEITTYLEQALTSELQGNVIDLCPVGALTSKPYAFNARPWELIKTESIDVMDAVGSNIRVDSRGREVMRILPRINEAINEEWISDKTRFIWDGLKSQRLDRPYVRKSGKLQATSWDEALAAVAARIKKAGNKVGAIAGDLAGVEEMYALKALLTSVGSGMTDVRPAMSGIDPSMPRSAYLFNPTIAGIEQADAIVIIGANPRNEAALINARIRKVWRARNTPIAVIGEQADLTYAYSYLGEGFESLADLAAGKGSFAEILGNAKNPLIIVGEGAVSHAALGKQAGRDVIALASKLATGANVAEGWNGFALLHNAASRVGGIDIGFVPHDGGVCSADQIALAGKGELDVLFLLGADEYDTAAMGKAFVVYIGSHGDKGAHRADVILPGATYTEKSATYVNTEGRVQVTSRAVFPPGDAKEDWAIIRALSGAMGKPLPFNSLNQLRAAIYAEFPHLARIDQIASGSVADVAKLAKAAIKTKSAKFVLPVSEFYLSNPIARASAVMGECAATAAGLKQAAE; translated from the coding sequence ATGGCAAATATCAAAGTCGACGGCGTACTCGTCGAGGTTCCGGACTACTACACGCTGATGCAGGCGGCTGAGGCCGCTGGCGCTGAAATCCCGCGCTTCTGCTATCACGAGCGCCTGTCGGTCGCCGGCAATTGCCGCATGTGCCTTGTCGAGGTCAAAGGTGGTCCGCCCAAGCCGCAGGCAAGCTGCGCCATGTCGGTCAAGGACCTGCGTCCCGGCCCCAATGGCGAGCCGCCCGAAATGTTCACCAACACGCCGATGGTCAAGAAGGCCCGCGAAGGCGTGATGGAATTCCTGCTGATCAACCATCCGCTCGATTGCCCGATCTGCGATCAGGGCGGCGAGTGCGATCTACAGGACCAGGCCATGGCCTATGGCGTGGACAAGAACCGCTTTGCCGAGAACAAGCGCGCCGTCGAGGACAAGTATATTGGCCCGCTGGTCAAGACCTCGATGAACCGCTGCATCCACTGCACGCGTTGCGTCCGCTTCACCACGGAAGTCGCCGGCATTGCAGAAATGGGTCTGCTGGGCCGAGGCGAGGATGCCGAGATCACCACCTATCTCGAGCAGGCGCTGACCAGCGAGCTGCAGGGCAACGTCATCGACCTCTGCCCGGTCGGCGCGCTGACGAGCAAGCCCTATGCGTTCAACGCCCGTCCGTGGGAACTGATCAAGACCGAGTCCATCGACGTGATGGATGCCGTCGGATCGAACATCCGCGTTGACAGCCGTGGTCGCGAAGTGATGCGCATCCTGCCGCGCATCAACGAAGCCATCAACGAGGAGTGGATTTCCGACAAGACCCGCTTCATCTGGGACGGTCTCAAGAGCCAGCGGCTCGATCGCCCCTATGTGCGCAAGTCCGGCAAGTTGCAGGCAACGTCGTGGGACGAGGCTCTGGCTGCCGTCGCCGCGCGCATCAAGAAAGCCGGCAACAAGGTCGGCGCGATCGCTGGCGACCTGGCCGGTGTCGAAGAGATGTATGCGCTCAAGGCGCTGCTGACCTCTGTTGGCTCGGGCATGACCGACGTTCGTCCGGCCATGTCGGGCATTGATCCGTCCATGCCGCGCTCGGCCTATCTGTTCAATCCAACCATTGCCGGCATCGAACAGGCTGACGCCATCGTCATCATCGGCGCCAATCCCCGCAACGAAGCCGCGCTGATCAACGCCCGCATCCGCAAGGTGTGGCGCGCCAGGAACACCCCGATCGCTGTCATCGGCGAACAGGCAGACCTGACCTACGCCTATAGCTACCTGGGCGAAGGCTTCGAGTCGCTGGCCGACCTGGCCGCCGGCAAGGGCTCGTTTGCCGAGATCCTCGGCAATGCCAAGAACCCGCTGATCATCGTCGGCGAAGGCGCCGTTTCGCATGCAGCTCTGGGCAAGCAGGCGGGCCGCGACGTGATCGCTCTCGCCTCCAAGCTGGCCACCGGCGCCAATGTCGCCGAAGGCTGGAATGGCTTTGCGCTGCTGCACAACGCTGCCAGCCGCGTCGGCGGCATCGACATCGGCTTCGTGCCGCATGACGGTGGCGTCTGCTCGGCCGACCAGATTGCGCTGGCCGGCAAAGGCGAACTCGACGTGCTCTTCCTGCTTGGTGCCGACGAGTACGACACCGCTGCCATGGGCAAGGCGTTCGTGGTCTATATCGGCAGCCACGGCGACAAAGGCGCACACCGCGCCGATGTCATCCTGCCGGGTGCGACCTATACCGAAAAGTCGGCGACCTACGTCAATACCGAGGGCCGCGTGCAGGTGACCAGCCGCGCTGTGTTCCCGCCGGGTGATGCCAAGGAAGACTGGGCCATCATCCGCGCTCTGTCTGGCGCAATGGGCAAACCGTTGCCGTTCAACTCTCTGAACCAGCTGCGCGCCGCTATCTACGCCGAATTCCCACATCTGGCTCGTATCGACCAGATCGCTTCGGGTTCGGTGGCTGATGTGGCCAAGCTCGCCAAGGCCGCCATCAAGACCAAGTCGGCTAAATTCGTTCTGCCGGTTTCCGAATTCTATCTCAGCAATCCGATCGCCCGCGCCTCCGCCGTCATGGGCGAATGCGCTGCGACGGCCGCTGGCCTCAAGCAAGCTGCGGAGTAG
- a CDS encoding NADH-quinone oxidoreductase subunit D, which translates to MSVAEANVRNFTINFGPVHPSAHGVLRLILELDGEIVERVDPHIGLLHRGTEKLIESKTYLQAMPYFDRLDYVAPMNQEHAFCLAAEKLLGISVPRRGQLIRVLYCEIGRLLAHLMNVTTQAMDVGALTPPLWGFEQREKLMIFYERASGSRMHAAYFRPGGVHQDLPQALIDDIETFCETFPKALADIDSLLTENRIFKQRNVDIGVVKLEDAWNMGFSGVMVRGSGAAWDLRKSQPYECYAEMDFDIPIGKNGDCFDRYLIRMEEMRQSTRIMKQCVDKLNAADGKGPVSSLDGKVVPPKRGEMKKSMEALIHHFKLYTEGFKVPAGEVYAAVEAPKGEFGVYLVSDGTNKPYRCKIRAPGFAHLSAMDFLCRGHMLADVSAILGSLDIVFGEVDR; encoded by the coding sequence ATGAGCGTCGCTGAAGCAAACGTCCGCAACTTCACGATCAATTTTGGTCCGGTCCACCCGTCTGCCCACGGTGTGCTGCGTCTGATTCTCGAGCTCGACGGTGAAATCGTCGAGCGTGTCGATCCGCATATCGGCTTGCTGCATCGTGGCACGGAGAAGCTGATCGAGTCCAAGACCTATCTTCAGGCCATGCCCTATTTCGATCGTCTCGACTATGTCGCGCCGATGAATCAGGAGCATGCTTTCTGCCTCGCCGCAGAGAAGTTGCTGGGCATTAGTGTGCCGCGCCGTGGCCAACTGATTCGCGTCCTCTACTGCGAAATCGGGCGTCTGCTGGCGCACCTGATGAACGTGACCACCCAGGCCATGGACGTCGGCGCGCTCACCCCGCCTCTGTGGGGTTTCGAGCAGCGCGAAAAGCTGATGATCTTCTACGAGCGCGCTTCTGGCTCCCGTATGCACGCGGCCTATTTCCGCCCGGGCGGTGTCCATCAGGACCTTCCGCAGGCGCTGATCGACGACATCGAGACCTTTTGCGAGACGTTCCCGAAGGCCCTGGCTGACATTGACAGCCTGCTGACCGAGAACCGCATCTTCAAGCAGCGTAACGTCGATATTGGCGTGGTGAAGCTGGAAGACGCCTGGAACATGGGTTTTTCGGGCGTGATGGTGCGTGGTTCTGGCGCTGCCTGGGACCTGCGCAAGAGCCAGCCTTACGAATGCTATGCCGAGATGGATTTCGACATTCCGATTGGCAAGAACGGCGACTGCTTCGACCGTTATCTCATCCGCATGGAAGAGATGCGCCAGTCGACGCGTATCATGAAGCAGTGTGTGGACAAGCTGAACGCCGCCGATGGCAAGGGCCCGGTGTCCTCGCTCGACGGCAAGGTCGTTCCGCCCAAGCGCGGCGAAATGAAGAAGTCGATGGAAGCCCTGATCCATCACTTCAAGCTTTACACCGAGGGCTTCAAGGTTCCGGCCGGCGAAGTCTATGCCGCTGTGGAAGCCCCCAAGGGCGAATTCGGCGTCTATCTGGTCAGCGACGGCACCAATAAGCCCTACCGCTGCAAGATTCGTGCGCCGGGTTTTGCGCATTTGTCGGCCATGGATTTCCTGTGTCGCGGCCACATGCTGGCTGACGTCTCGGCCATCCTTGGTTCGCTCGATATCGTGTTCGGAGAGGTTGACCGCTAA
- a CDS encoding outer membrane protein, which produces MFVRSLSLGVAAAALLAGGAQAADLIIPTTPVPIYEAAGFDWEGLYAGVRLGGQFVGTAAYGGIAAGPAITGGVIGGAVGVNFVPADPFLVGVEVTGDYIWFNGFSTGEFFANLRAGAIVTDQVLVYALGGVGVQSTGGASNSIYQLGGGVEFAVTDAITVRGEIVGQGDFTGGDDFFEAAKATVGVFYHF; this is translated from the coding sequence ATGTTTGTACGTTCGCTTTCTCTCGGTGTGGCTGCTGCCGCGCTGCTCGCCGGTGGTGCTCAGGCTGCTGACCTGATCATCCCAACGACCCCCGTTCCGATCTACGAAGCTGCCGGCTTCGATTGGGAAGGTCTCTATGCTGGTGTGCGTCTCGGCGGCCAGTTCGTCGGCACCGCTGCTTATGGCGGCATTGCTGCTGGTCCGGCCATCACCGGTGGTGTTATCGGTGGCGCCGTCGGCGTGAACTTCGTTCCGGCCGACCCGTTCCTGGTCGGTGTTGAAGTCACTGGCGACTACATCTGGTTCAACGGCTTCTCGACCGGCGAATTCTTCGCCAACCTGCGCGCAGGTGCCATCGTAACCGACCAGGTTCTCGTTTACGCCCTGGGCGGCGTTGGCGTTCAGTCGACCGGCGGCGCAAGCAACAGCATCTACCAGCTCGGTGGTGGTGTTGAATTCGCAGTGACCGACGCGATCACCGTTCGCGGTGAAATCGTTGGCCAGGGCGACTTCACCGGTGGCGACGACTTCTTCGAAGCCGCCAAGGCCACCGTCGGCGTGTTCTACCACTTCTAA
- a CDS encoding NADH-quinone oxidoreductase subunit C — MDDAIQVDPLVDLGQHIAGALGAAVISQEVAFGELTMTVERDSIVSVATFLRDDPKCRFIAFVDVCGADYPERDERFDVVYHFMSPHLNQRVRVKLSADDVNPVPSITGVFRGADWFERETYDLYGVLFSGHADLRRILTDYGFDGHPLRKDFPVTGFVQVRYDEERKRVVYEPVRLMQEFRTFDYLSPWEGTDYVLPGDEKAKQ; from the coding sequence ATGGATGATGCCATCCAGGTTGATCCGCTTGTGGACCTTGGCCAGCACATTGCTGGCGCTCTGGGCGCTGCGGTTATTTCCCAGGAAGTCGCTTTCGGCGAACTGACCATGACCGTGGAACGCGATTCGATCGTTTCCGTGGCGACCTTCTTGCGCGACGATCCGAAATGCCGGTTCATCGCTTTCGTCGACGTTTGCGGCGCCGATTACCCAGAGCGCGATGAGCGTTTCGATGTGGTCTACCATTTCATGAGTCCGCACCTGAACCAGCGTGTCCGCGTCAAGCTCTCGGCTGATGACGTGAACCCAGTGCCAAGCATCACCGGCGTCTTCCGTGGCGCCGACTGGTTCGAGCGCGAGACCTATGACCTCTACGGTGTACTGTTCTCCGGCCACGCCGACCTGCGCCGTATCCTGACCGACTACGGCTTTGATGGCCATCCGCTGCGCAAGGACTTCCCGGTCACCGGCTTCGTCCAGGTTCGCTACGATGAAGAGCGCAAGCGGGTCGTTTATGAGCCCGTGCGGCTGATGCAGGAATTCCGCACCTTTGACTATTTGTCGCCTTGGGAGGGTACTGACTACGTGCTGCCCGGTGACGAGAAGGCGAAACAATGA
- the nuoE gene encoding NADH-quinone oxidoreductase subunit NuoE yields MVSRRLADESVQPAQFAFSAENAKWAEWKIGLYPAGRQQSAVIPLLMRAQDQDGWVSRATIESIADMLGMAYIRVLEVATFYTQFQLQPVGKHAHIQVCGTTPCQLRGAEALIDICKSKIHHDPHHLNADGTMSWEEVECAGACVNAPMVTIYHDTYEDLTPERFEEIVDAFHAGKGDTIKPGPQIARLHSSAEGGQTTLLEKPTAKREKFIPPAPPPEAAPPAPAAAPAPTAAAPAAPTTAGKPKDVAEENAPALKGTPASAKVSEAKAEGERKAASASAKANGKPNKAMREGATGAETDAAKVDGGKAPGKATTEAAADGAAAAGTKKTRTIIAPKANPAEVVPTAEKGGAAPLFAAPAGAPDDLKLISGVGPVLEGRLNALGITKWSQVAALTPEQIDQVEGSLNFKGRVARDNWLQQADVLARGGVDEYRKVFGKDPR; encoded by the coding sequence ATGGTTTCGCGTCGCCTTGCGGACGAGTCGGTTCAACCGGCCCAGTTCGCGTTCAGTGCTGAAAACGCCAAGTGGGCGGAATGGAAGATCGGGCTTTACCCGGCCGGCCGTCAGCAATCTGCTGTTATTCCGCTGCTCATGCGGGCGCAGGATCAGGACGGCTGGGTCAGCCGCGCCACGATCGAGTCCATCGCCGATATGCTCGGCATGGCTTATATCCGCGTGCTGGAAGTCGCGACGTTCTACACGCAGTTTCAGCTGCAGCCGGTTGGCAAGCACGCGCATATTCAAGTTTGCGGCACGACACCGTGCCAGCTGCGCGGTGCGGAAGCGCTGATCGACATCTGCAAGTCCAAGATCCACCACGACCCGCACCACCTCAATGCCGATGGCACGATGAGCTGGGAAGAGGTCGAATGCGCCGGCGCCTGTGTCAACGCGCCGATGGTGACGATCTACCACGACACCTACGAAGACCTCACGCCCGAGCGCTTCGAAGAAATCGTCGACGCCTTCCACGCCGGCAAGGGCGACACCATCAAGCCGGGCCCGCAAATCGCGCGCCTGCATTCGTCAGCCGAAGGTGGCCAGACCACGCTGCTCGAAAAGCCGACTGCCAAGCGGGAGAAGTTCATTCCACCGGCTCCACCGCCGGAGGCTGCTCCCCCAGCGCCAGCCGCTGCACCGGCGCCGACCGCTGCAGCACCCGCTGCTCCGACCACGGCAGGCAAGCCCAAGGACGTTGCCGAAGAAAACGCTCCTGCGCTCAAGGGTACTCCTGCCAGTGCCAAGGTATCCGAGGCCAAGGCTGAAGGCGAGCGCAAGGCTGCCAGCGCTTCTGCCAAGGCCAATGGCAAGCCGAACAAGGCGATGCGCGAAGGCGCAACGGGTGCCGAGACCGATGCGGCCAAGGTCGATGGTGGCAAAGCGCCAGGCAAGGCAACGACTGAAGCTGCCGCCGATGGCGCCGCAGCGGCCGGTACCAAGAAGACCCGCACGATCATCGCGCCCAAGGCCAATCCGGCTGAAGTTGTGCCAACGGCCGAAAAGGGTGGCGCAGCTCCGCTGTTTGCCGCCCCCGCTGGTGCCCCGGACGACCTCAAGTTGATCTCAGGCGTCGGTCCCGTGCTCGAAGGCCGCCTCAATGCTCTTGGCATCACCAAGTGGAGCCAGGTTGCAGCGCTTACGCCCGAGCAGATCGACCAGGTCGAGGGCTCTCTGAACTTCAAGGGCCGCGTGGCTCGGGACAACTGGTTGCAGCAAGCCGACGTGCTCGCACGCGGCGGTGTTGACGAATATCGCAAGGTGTTTGGGAAGGATCCCCGATAA
- a CDS encoding NADH-quinone oxidoreductase subunit A, with protein sequence MTDLLSEYLPIVLFIGLSAVIGLALLVVPFLVAVKNPDPEKVSAFEAGFDAFDDARMKFDVRFYLVSILFIIFDLEVAFLFPWAVAFRDVGWFGFWSMMIFLGVLTVGFIYEWRKGALEWD encoded by the coding sequence ATGACTGATTTGCTCAGCGAATATCTGCCAATTGTCCTTTTCATCGGCCTTTCGGCCGTTATCGGACTGGCTCTGCTGGTTGTTCCATTTCTCGTCGCCGTGAAGAACCCGGACCCCGAAAAGGTCTCGGCCTTCGAAGCCGGTTTTGATGCCTTTGACGATGCCCGCATGAAGTTCGACGTGCGATTCTATCTTGTGTCGATTCTCTTCATCATCTTCGACCTTGAAGTGGCATTTCTCTTCCCCTGGGCTGTGGCCTTCCGCGATGTCGGCTGGTTCGGATTCTGGTCGATGATGATCTTCTTGGGCGTGCTGACGGTTGGCTTTATCTACGAGTGGCGGAAGGGGGCTTTGGAATGGGATTGA
- the nuoH gene encoding NADH-quinone oxidoreductase subunit NuoH gives MDFVLSALDYLLGIPVLGWGVQVGFVYKALLLLVALLVFTAFILLADRKIWAAVQLRRGPNVVGPFGLLQSFADLIKFALKEPVIPGGADKILFLAAPLITATLALAGWAIVPVGAGLAIANINVGILYLLAISSLGVYGVIIGGWASNSKYPFLGSLRAAAQMVSYEVSIGLVIITVLLCVGSLNLNDIILAQYEMGLAHMIGLPQLTFLNWFWLPLFPMFVVFYISALAETNRPPFDLAEGESELVAGFMTEYSATPYMLFMLGEYISILLMCAMTTILFLGGWTSPIDLPPFTWIPGVVWFVLKVSAVFFMFAMAKAIVPRYRYDQLMKIGWKLFLPLSLLMVVIVAFVLQLTGWGWHGGMA, from the coding sequence ATGGACTTCGTACTCTCCGCACTCGACTACCTGCTCGGCATCCCGGTCCTCGGCTGGGGTGTGCAGGTTGGTTTTGTCTACAAGGCACTGCTGCTGCTTGTCGCGCTGCTGGTCTTCACGGCCTTCATCCTGCTGGCCGATCGCAAGATATGGGCGGCCGTGCAGCTGCGCCGTGGTCCGAACGTCGTCGGTCCCTTTGGCTTGCTGCAGAGCTTTGCCGACCTGATCAAGTTTGCGCTCAAGGAGCCGGTCATCCCCGGCGGCGCCGACAAGATTCTGTTCCTTGCGGCGCCGCTGATCACAGCGACACTGGCGCTCGCCGGTTGGGCTATTGTGCCTGTCGGTGCTGGCCTCGCCATCGCCAACATCAATGTCGGCATACTCTACCTGCTCGCAATCTCGTCACTCGGCGTCTACGGCGTCATCATCGGCGGCTGGGCGTCCAACTCCAAATATCCGTTCCTCGGCTCGCTCCGCGCTGCCGCGCAGATGGTGTCCTACGAAGTCTCCATTGGCCTGGTGATCATCACGGTGCTGCTGTGCGTCGGGTCGCTGAACCTCAACGACATCATCCTCGCGCAGTACGAAATGGGCCTGGCCCACATGATCGGCCTGCCGCAGCTGACCTTCCTCAACTGGTTCTGGCTGCCGCTGTTCCCGATGTTCGTGGTGTTCTACATATCGGCCCTCGCCGAGACGAACCGCCCGCCCTTCGATCTGGCGGAAGGTGAATCCGAACTCGTTGCCGGTTTCATGACCGAATATTCGGCCACGCCCTACATGCTGTTCATGCTGGGCGAGTACATCTCGATCCTCCTGATGTGCGCCATGACCACCATCTTGTTCCTGGGTGGCTGGACCTCGCCGATCGACCTGCCGCCCTTCACCTGGATCCCAGGTGTGGTGTGGTTCGTACTCAAGGTTTCCGCGGTGTTCTTCATGTTCGCCATGGCCAAGGCCATCGTACCGCGCTACCGCTACGACCAACTCATGAAGATCGGCTGGAAGCTCTTTCTGCCGCTGTCGCTTCTGATGGTCGTCATTGTTGCTTTCGTCCTCCAGCTTACGGGCTGGGGCTGGCATGGAGGGATGGCCTGA